DNA from Gadus chalcogrammus isolate NIFS_2021 chromosome 11, NIFS_Gcha_1.0, whole genome shotgun sequence:
GTTTAGTATGTATAATAGTATGTTGGATTGGCATAGACGCATGAATCTAAATTGTGTTCTCAAAGCTGGTTGCTGACAATATCTCGATGTATCTACATTTTTTCATGCCTTATTTGTAATACTTTATCTCCTTATTTTACCTCAAAGTATTTAGTCATTGATTGTTTAATTATACGGTGATACTGACTAGTATGGTTGTCATAGTATTGTATCATATAGTTTAGCATGACAATAGAGTACAGAATATAGCCTCACATAGAATATGATGCTGTCTTCTTGTATTTTGAATTTCTTCCCTTTTAAAGTAAAAGGGCAAAGGAAATGGGGCCTAGTGTTACTAGGTCACTTGTAAGTGCACTTCTATAGCGCCCTCTTACCTGAGCTTGTGTCCTCTGTGTTATTCCTCTCTGTTCAGTAAGACAAAAGCCTGCTATTATAAAAGCCAAAACTGTGAAATATTCATGAAGGACGCATTTGGATGCTACTTTTCTCCTGAGCTTACTGTTAGACTTAACCCAAACTTTTGGTCGTCTGTCTTTCATTGTGTTAGGAATTCTGTTGTAAAGAGAAAATAAGAGTCTGCAGTTAACCTAATTATTGCTTCAGAACACCTTAGCATTTGGAGACCTCAGTGATGCAGTCCTCCGCTAGTGTGTGTATCCGCTGTTGTAGTGGATGCAGATAAGCTGGCAGCAGATGCAGGCTTTGTGAGTAAAAGGCAAAGCGTGTGGGAGCTCACTGGAGACATAGTGAATACAGATTGAGCAAGGGCTAGGACGAAGGAATCAGGTGGTAGCTTAACAACACGCAGAGCCAGTAAGAATACAAAGACGATACACTTTCCCGGTTCCCAGCACATAACTTGATTATATTATTTGGAACTACTTTTGACCTTTTTAcgatattttattttccttcagTTAAATCCTTACTCCCCCACACCACCTGCTAATCACACTTCTCCTGAATGTCAGCCAAAACAACTACCAGCTACAGAAACTAAATAGATGTACAAGGAACAATTTCACTCCCAGaatagtgaccccccccccattttaCATTGTCATTCATAACGGGTTATCTCTGAGCGCCGTTTGAGCTGCCCACCACTATCGGCTTTGAGTGTTCTCATGGTCTCTGCCTGCCCGTAGCTCATCTATGCAATGGCAAGGCTCCTATACAGCCTCTCCCCCACTAGATTTTCACATGGCAGCGTTGACATTTTCGTTCTCTGTGCCCTGGCATGGCAGAATCACATGCATCCCCGCGGGACACAGTGTTCAGTGAGTGGGAATAACGGCTACCTCTGGTTCTGCAGCAGCTCCTCTCTATGTTGTCCTGCTCTGTatagatggagggaggaggaggattttgtcataaatgttcTGTGCTTTTTTATTGTCCACTTTTGATTAACAagctatttgtttattttttataattggaATTTATAATGTGGCACATGGAACTCATCATATTTCCCAAGAGAGCTCCTTTTGAGTTGTTTATTTTGATTAAACAGGATTTTAGGAGAACGCACTGCGTACTGCTCTCTTGCAAAGCAGAACTTGTCCCAACTTTGTTGTTATTGGAAATCTGTGTAAAGGAAGAGGTTACTTGAAAAATAAGTTGAAagggtacttttttttttaacttgttaAAGTAAAATCTCATGTTGTCTTCACCAATAAGAGTCAGAGTGTTCATGAAAAGCTCCACAGTTGTTGCAAGTATTCTCCAACATTGCCTCATTCTAGCTGGTTACAGAAAGGATTTTCTGGCTTTCACTTATTTTCCTCAGTGCCTACAATGACGCTTATTGGCAATTAGAAACAGATGTTCTGGTTGACCACTCACATCTGGCCTCTTATAGGACATAGGCAAAGCATTTGTTGTCATATTTTTTTGGAAATACTGTTTACATCCCggacagcaatcaataaatcaacagctctgacaaaaaaatcaaaaaatctgTTGCTTTCGCTGACCTGCAAAAAGCCTGTCCCATTATTTGATTCTTCTTAATATTCAacccacctgtctgtctacctacctgctGCATGCTCTTTGCCCAGGGTGGGATTTATTCCGTcagatactttcaaaatctagcCTTCTCTGCTGCTTTCTcaaaattgcctaccctagctttaagacTGAAATTCAAAATGTGATTCTTCAtgcagaacaaaacaaaaatatgtttattgCCAAAAACGACTGAGGCGATTTTTCCATAACAAGTGAGTGTTCAATATCACATCTTCTTTGACTTAAAGTTGAAAAGATAAGCAGATAAATCAGATTAGCCGACGTTCTTCAGTGAGATGCTCTCGGTTCCTATTTAAGAGGATTGGCTGTTAGTATCGGCTTAGGTCGCTGTGTCGCCACTTGTACCTCCTTATTGGCCTTGAGATGACGTGTAGAGTCACAAAGGGCCCCCACTTATCGGCTGCATGATGGAGTGAGCCGCAATTGCAATGTCAATATGAAAAAGACTGTAATTGTAAAAGGGCATCAGGAGATTGGGAGAATAATCGGCGCTTATAGAACATTGAGAGAAAATGGCTGAGCTGTAGCACAGGTTTCCGTTGATTACAGCGATATGAAAACAGAAAGTACCTAAGGGACACATTTAACCTGCTGTTTGGATatattggccctcatttatcaaacgaacgtagaaatgagcgcaaatctgaacgcatgattcatcttacgataggacccacgtgagatttacgaaaccttcgtatcacaccaatcccagcgtacgaaggatcttggtgttgataaatacggcggctgagatcgatcgtaattaacgtaacacgcccatataaaagcacgtcttcagaagtctcgcccctaacttttacgacatggagaaacgtccaacggtaaaataggggaatttttccgagacccaaatggagacgctcgggtcactggtggatgcgaaccgtctggttttatttggtagcctagctggcattaaaggccagcaaaagaatgctatatggaaggaaataactgttgcagtgaatagtgtttccaatgttcgtcgggctacggaagaggtttgttaattaaataataaattaaatgtacaacttctgttatccagttTAAAACaattcacatatatgctattgtttgcattccgttaaagttatttaattccgaataaggtgaagaaaaaatggtccgacatgaagctcagcaccaaaaaacgtgttgcggctgtgaagccggccaagcaagaaacgggaggaggccggtgcagtgcgactgcagcgtaactcaccgagatgactctgaccatgtagtgcgccctgatgtagacgatgcccaatgttgctattttggaaaataaaagaatcgtgcgtgcccccaggccatcgggctaccatgttcaggattgacattctggcatcgcaaataatcggaacattaactgaatggtagcttttgcggttgatgtacgcgtaatcattaatagatggttcatacgcacatgggtacaatcaaccgcaccaatcacatttggaaacctagcaatagcataaaaatcccgtttgattccagtttgatgatcgttattatatgggaatttaatataacgttcggagagggacattattgctgccaaaactgctggcatggttcggctaatacttggctgggaaatagcagacctgtccccgatctcccgctgcaagatcccggtggccaaaaatcccaaggtagagcaaacctgcacaggtattgcgtttgatcgcctagtttctcgccttaactgtggctccgaagcattgcatagctccatcatgagatgccttgggagacgaaaactactcaagagccattcatcgccctccttaaaaaaatcggcgcggtctcgaaaaactctcgtctgtgcgttgaggtccttaacagagccagatctgccatcgctgagacacgaccacctatttggcaaagctcctgttaatatagacagctgaataaacatttcacctgtcacattctaattattttcatagcaatactgtttttaattaggcctgacttgattgtaattgtttgaacggctgggctaattccaatttatttagtaattaatacagatgttgaacatgggctacttgtgctgcactattcatcattgaaatacccgtatgttgcgccaaaaaaacttgcgtacacgagctcagacctgacgtgagatttcatcgcagcctgcgctcacgttcaaattgataaatgccaagctcaacgttgaaatgagcgtacgtccattttacgcacgttttctgtcgtacgctcgtttgataaatgagggccattatCTCTATGTTTGATAAATGAAAACTTTCAGCTACAACAAACAAGTTACAATTGTAGCAAAAATGATGAGAGAGACGAAAATAATGGATGACCTTTTTCTAAAGTGTTGCAGACGCGGGAGGAGTGATAAGAGTTCATTTATATAATCAGGAAAAAAGGCAATAACCCAAGCACAGTTGAATCATATCCCGACTGTGTACAACATGATACGTTTTAATCTGCCCTATTTTTAACCTGGTTTGAGACTTCTCTGTCCCTCGTTGTGACTGCTGCATTATGTGAACATTACACAATGTGCCTGTAGGGCAAACAGACCCTTGTCCTGCAATGGGCCAACTTAGCTTGCCTTTGCTACAGGGACCAAATTAAGGAATGGAAGAAAGAGGCATTTTCAAATGCCCATTGTAGCACAGAGTAGAGGCCATTAAAAGTCATGTTCTTCACAATTAATGCGGCGGAGTGTAACCTATTCATAAATCTTTACAATGATTTGTAGTCCATCTATTTTGGTAGCCACTCACTTGGCTCTCTGGTTCTTGAATATGAAGACGTCTAGAGTACAGAGgttcttgtttttttctccGAAATCGTTTACAGTGGGATCTATAGTGACACCAGCAAGGAGGAAATGACTTAAGAAAAGGCGCGTATTATTTTCAGCTTTTCAGAAGGAGGGTTGTCTTAGTTACAAAAACACCAGGGCTTTCTACGTCTTTGGAATGACTGGCTATTATTGGATTTCATCAGCCTTGACTCTCTTCCTCATGCTGATGAAGTGTTTATAAAGCATGCTTTCAAGTACCGTTGTTTACTCAACGGTTGTATATTTGCATCATCtattattgtatttgtataatgcCGTTATAATAATACCATAATGTAATATTGAATTCAGGGCGGGCTGCTTCCCCCATGTTTGCTTTATCTCTTCCACACAGTAAATAATGTCTCGTCCTTTCGCCCCTCTGCTCTCCATCCActccaccccccacaccccactcCAATTACCTCTCCATTACCTCTCCACATCCCAttcccactccctctccacaCCCCACTCCCATTCCCTCTCCACATCCCATtacctctccacctcccactcCCATTACCTCTCCACATCCCACTCCCATTACCTCTCCACCCTTCCCCGTTCCCCCCGCTCTCCCTTCCCAGCAGCCCGGTCCTCTGCTCTGCGGCGGATGTCTCACCGCCCGTTCCAGAGGCCGGAGGTCGGTTGGCTACAGGAGGTGGAGCCCCAGCAGTAAGTGATGCGCGCGTCGCTGGCGGGCTGCAGGATGAGCGTGGGCGCGCTCCTCAACGGACTGCTGGTGTCCGTGGTGGCGGCGCTGCTCTGGAAGTACTCCAAGCTGAGCGAGCACGCCgcctccctggaggaggagctgcacctGACGCGCCAGTCCCAGGAGCTGTCGGAGGGCCGCATCGACTACCAcgccgccctgctggccctgcAGGAGCACGGCACGCGCATGGTGTGCACGGGCAAGATGCACACGGACCGCATCTGCCGCTTCGACTACCTCTGCTACTGCTCCGAGGCGGAGGAGTTTGTGTTCTTCTACTCCAACTCGTCCGTCATGCTGCCCAACCTGGGGCCCCGGCGGTTCCAGCCGGCGCTGCTGGACCTGTCCTCGGTAGAGGACCACAACACCCAGTACTTCAACTTCCTGGAGCTGCCCGCCGGCGCGCTCAAGTTCATGCCCAAGCCCGTGTTCGTGCCGGACGTCACGTTGATTATGAACCGCTTCAACCCCGACAACCTGATGCACGTCTTCCACGACGACCTGCTCCCCGCCTTCTACACCATGAAGCAGTACCTGGACCTGGACGATGAGGCCCGGTTGGTCTTCATGGAGGGCTGGGGCGAGGGCCCGTACTTTGACCTCTATCGGCTGCTGAGCGGCAAGCAGCCGCTACTCAAAGAACAGCTGAAGAACTTCGGAAAGCTCATGTGCTTCACAAAGTCTTACGTGGGCCTGTCCAAGATGACCACCTGGTACCAGTACGGCTTCGTCCAGCCACAGGGCTCGAAGGCCAACATCTTGGTGTCAGGCAACGAGGTCCGGCAGTTTGCCAAGATCATGATGGAGAGGATGAACATCACCGGGCAGGAGGACACCGCCAAGGAAGGAGACGGTACCGTAGAGGAgccggagaaggagaagagggaagaTTACATCGTGGTGTTCTCCCGCTCCACCACGAGGTTGATCCTGAATGAGGCGGAGCTGATCATGGCACTGGCCCAGGAGTTTCAGATGAGGGTCTTGACGGTGTCGCTGGAGGAGCAGTCGTTTGCCAGCATAGTGCAGGTGATCAGCGGGGCGTCCATGCTGTTCAGCATGCACGGCGCTCAGCTCGTCACGGCACTGTTCCTGCCCCGAGGGGCCGCCGTGGTGGAGCTGTTCCCCTATGCGGTGAACCCAGAGCAGTACACCCCGTATAAGACCCTTGCCTCCCTGCCGGGCATGGACCTGCAGTACGTCTCCTGGAGGAACTCCATGGAGGAGAACACGGTCACCCATCCGGAACGGCCCTGGGACCAAGGGGGGATCGTGcacctggagaaggaggagcaggagcgcaTACAGGTCAGCAAGGACGTCCCCAGGCACCTGTGCTGTCGGAACCCAGAGTGGCTTTATAGGATCTACCAGGACACTTTGGTAGACATCCCTTCACTCCTAGAAGTGCTGAAGGAGGGCCTCAAAACCAGGCCCAGCGTGAAAAAGAACAAGGCGGCCAGCACCGTTCACCCAGGGCGAGTCAGAGAACCCCAATGCCAGACCTCGGTCCAGGCCACCAACGAGGCCAAACTCACAGTGTCCTGGCAGATCCCGTGGAACCTGAAGTTCCTGAAGGTGCGCGAGGTGAAGTATGAGGTGTGGATACAGGAGCAAGGAGAGAACACCTACATGCCTTACATCCTGCCCCAGCTGAACTACAC
Protein-coding regions in this window:
- the pomgnt2 gene encoding protein O-linked-mannose beta-1,4-N-acetylglucosaminyltransferase 2: MRASLAGCRMSVGALLNGLLVSVVAALLWKYSKLSEHAASLEEELHLTRQSQELSEGRIDYHAALLALQEHGTRMVCTGKMHTDRICRFDYLCYCSEAEEFVFFYSNSSVMLPNLGPRRFQPALLDLSSVEDHNTQYFNFLELPAGALKFMPKPVFVPDVTLIMNRFNPDNLMHVFHDDLLPAFYTMKQYLDLDDEARLVFMEGWGEGPYFDLYRLLSGKQPLLKEQLKNFGKLMCFTKSYVGLSKMTTWYQYGFVQPQGSKANILVSGNEVRQFAKIMMERMNITGQEDTAKEGDGTVEEPEKEKREDYIVVFSRSTTRLILNEAELIMALAQEFQMRVLTVSLEEQSFASIVQVISGASMLFSMHGAQLVTALFLPRGAAVVELFPYAVNPEQYTPYKTLASLPGMDLQYVSWRNSMEENTVTHPERPWDQGGIVHLEKEEQERIQVSKDVPRHLCCRNPEWLYRIYQDTLVDIPSLLEVLKEGLKTRPSVKKNKAASTVHPGRVREPQCQTSVQATNEAKLTVSWQIPWNLKFLKVREVKYEVWIQEQGENTYMPYILPQLNYTFSENIKPFTTYLVWVRCIFNKSLLGPFADVLMCRT